A segment of the Desulfurobacterium indicum genome:
TCCATAGATCCTTTCGTTCAGAAATTTAAAAGGTTGGATTGGGTAAAAGAGTTAGCGAAAGAAAGATTTAAACTTCACAGGATTAATCCTCCGAGGATATTGAGAAATAGGGGGTAATTAATGATATTGATTTTGGGTGGCAGTGGAGCTTATTTTCTTGATAAAGAGCAATTTGGGGAAGTTTTGTGGATAAAGAGGATAGAAACACCTTTCGGCCTTTCCAATCCCATTTATAGGATAAAATCACCTTCGGGAATAGAATTTTTATTTCTTTCTCGTCACGGAGAAAAGGATTATGAACTTACAGCCCCTTTTGTTAATTATCGTGCGAATATATATGCAGCAAAAAAGTGTGGTGTGGAAAGAATAGTTGCATGGACAGGTCCGGGTTCTATTAGAGAAGAGTTTAAGCCGGGTGATTATGTAATTCCAGATGATCTAATAGATTTTACGAAAAAGAGAGATTACACATTTTTTGAAAATAGAGGTCTTGGTTTTGTCAGACAAAATCCAGTTTTTTGTCCGGAAATAAGAGATGCATTGAAAGATGTGCTTTATGAGAAAGGCTTTGCTTTCCATGTAGGTGGAACGTATGTTTGCACTGAAGGTCCTCGCCTTGAAACGCCGGCGGAGATAAGAATGTTTAAAGGTTTCGGTGGGGATCTTGTTGGAATGACTCTTGTTCCGGAAGTATTTCTGGCAAAAGAGTTGGAAATGTGCTATGGCGCTATCTGTTATGTTACCAATTATGCGGAAGGAATAAAGCCTTACGGTTTCAAAGCTGGCGTTCTTTTTGAAGGAATGCTTCCGGAAGAGCAGAAGAAGCTGGTTGATAAGGCAGTTTCCCGTTTTCCTGAAATTATGCTTTCTATTGTTGAAAGATTAACAGAGAAAGAGAGGAGGTGTCCGTGCAAAGATACTATGAAGAGGTATAAACTTAAAGGTGTAATAGGTGATAATTGGGAAACCTGGTTTTGACATATTTTGTTCAAGAGGTTTTGATAGGTATGAAGAGTAATTTTAGAGATTTTCAATATTCTGTACTTGTCAATGCTTCTAAAGAAGGAGATGATTTTACTCCTTTCAGATTGACCGTTTTAAAATATACTATTTTAGTTGCCCTTTTTTCCATTCCTTTTGTTGCTGTTCTTCGCAATCTTTTTCTTGGCCAGGTAGAAATAGCAGTTTTTTCGGCTGTTGCTGAGCTTTTAATATTTGTTGCTTATATATTTTTTAAACTAAGAAATTATGCTTTTGCCAGGGCTTTTGCAATAACAGGTGTTTTTACAATTCTTGTCGGGATTCTGGTTCAGGATGTTCACTACAATTATATGTGGTTTGCCCTTTTCCCTGCCGTTTCTTTTATTCTGTTTCCTTCTTATGTTGTTCTTCGGGCTTCTATAATTTTTGGAATATTAATAGCTTTTATTGAATTAGCGCTTCATAGTTATCCATTCTGGTTGAAATTCTACTATGTTCAAGAGGTTTTGATTTTCTATTGTTTTATGGTTTTAGGAGGCTATCTCTATTCAAAGATTCTGGAAGAGCACGAGCTTGTTTTGCAAAAGCTTGCAACTAAAGATATGTTAACCGGTGCTTATAATAGATGGAAATTTTTAGAGGATTTTGAGAGGGAATTTGAAAGAGCTAGGAGATATAACTATCCTGTTTCTCTTATTATGTTTGATATAGATCACTTTAAAAAGGTGAATGATACTTATGGACACGATGCAGGGGATAGAGTTTTAAAGAAAATAGCAAAGATAGTTAAAGATAATATAAGAAAGGTGGATATGTTTGTTAGATGGGGAGGTGAAGAGTTTATTATTTTTCTCCCGAATACCGATAAAAAAGGTGCTAAGGTTCTGGCAGAGAAGATAAGAAAAAAAATAGAAGACACTGTGTTTGATGAGGTGGGAAAAGTTACTGTTAGTTTCGGTGTGGCAGAACTGGAAAAGAACGATACCATAGATGATCTTTTAAAACGTGTTGATGAGGGTTTATATAGAGCCAAAAGATCGGGAAGGAACAGGGTGGAAGTTGTTTGAATTTTTATTATTTAAACTTGACCAATTGTTTAATCGTATGTTTTTGAATATAATGTTTTTGCTAAAATTTTATTAAAACCAGAATATAAGGAGTAATTTTAACTATGGAAAAGGTGGGAATAAAAAAAATTTGCTGTTTAACAGATTCAAGTGATCTGGAAGGTTTAAGGCAGGCGATTTTTTATTACATCCTAATGGCGGCAATTGTTACCGTTCCTATTTTTGGTGGATTGAGAAATTTTGTTTTTGGTAAATATGTAATA
Coding sequences within it:
- a CDS encoding MTAP family purine nucleoside phosphorylase, with translation MILILGGSGAYFLDKEQFGEVLWIKRIETPFGLSNPIYRIKSPSGIEFLFLSRHGEKDYELTAPFVNYRANIYAAKKCGVERIVAWTGPGSIREEFKPGDYVIPDDLIDFTKKRDYTFFENRGLGFVRQNPVFCPEIRDALKDVLYEKGFAFHVGGTYVCTEGPRLETPAEIRMFKGFGGDLVGMTLVPEVFLAKELEMCYGAICYVTNYAEGIKPYGFKAGVLFEGMLPEEQKKLVDKAVSRFPEIMLSIVERLTEKERRCPCKDTMKRYKLKGVIGDNWETWF
- a CDS encoding GGDEF domain-containing protein, with protein sequence MKSNFRDFQYSVLVNASKEGDDFTPFRLTVLKYTILVALFSIPFVAVLRNLFLGQVEIAVFSAVAELLIFVAYIFFKLRNYAFARAFAITGVFTILVGILVQDVHYNYMWFALFPAVSFILFPSYVVLRASIIFGILIAFIELALHSYPFWLKFYYVQEVLIFYCFMVLGGYLYSKILEEHELVLQKLATKDMLTGAYNRWKFLEDFEREFERARRYNYPVSLIMFDIDHFKKVNDTYGHDAGDRVLKKIAKIVKDNIRKVDMFVRWGGEEFIIFLPNTDKKGAKVLAEKIRKKIEDTVFDEVGKVTVSFGVAELEKNDTIDDLLKRVDEGLYRAKRSGRNRVEVV